GCGGCTGCTCAACGACCTGGTCGCCATCGCCTGGGCCGTTCCCGTCCTCGGCCTGCGGGACACGCGAAGTATCAACCGGGGCGCGGCCGAGCGGGGCGGCACGATCGGCGTCGTGGCGCCCGGCACGGGACTCGGCCAGGCGTTCCTGACGTGGGACGGCGCACGATACCGCGCCCACCCGTCTGAAGGGGGCCACAGCGACTTCGCCCCGCCGACAGACTTGGCCGCCGATCTCCTCGCGTTCATGCGGCGGACGGTGCCGCACGTGAGCGTCGAGTGGGTCTGCTCCGGGATGGGCATTCCGCACCTCTACGCGTTTCTGAAGTCGCGCGGCGAACCGGAGCCCGCGTGGCTGGCCGACCGGCTCGCCGCCGGGGACGATCCGGCGCCGGTCATTGCCGCCGCCGCGCTCGACCGCGAGCGGCCGTGTCCGATCGCGTCGGCGACCCTCGACCTGTTCGTCGACATCCTGGGCGCCGAGGCGGGCAATCTGGCCGTGAAGGTCCTCGCGACCGGGGGCGTCTACCTGGCCGGCGGCATCCCGCCCAAGATCGCGGACGCGCTGACCGACGGCCGCTTCATGCGGGCGTTTACGCGCAAGGGCCGGCTTACCGAACTGCTGTCGCGCATTCCCGTGCGGCTCGTGGTCCATCCCGAACCTGCGCTCGTCGGCGCGGTCCGCGCGGTGCTGGCGGACACCGACAGCCGCTAGAGGCACCCGCCCTGCCGGTCCGCGGCAGGCCCCCGCACGCACGGCCGCCAATGCTCTCAAGCAGTGATTGGTCGGGTCGGGCGGCCGGCCAACGATACGCAGACGGGAGGTTTTGATCGATGATCTACCGCA
This window of the bacterium genome carries:
- the glk gene encoding glucokinase, with the translated sequence MARRELLLVGDVGGTNTRLALYEDGGRGRGAARRRGDAVRLVEPAAFPSGASPSLEGLVKEYLRRTGARPARAAFGVAGPVVGGRAEITNLPWRLSEGALRRTLGVRAVRLLNDLVAIAWAVPVLGLRDTRSINRGAAERGGTIGVVAPGTGLGQAFLTWDGARYRAHPSEGGHSDFAPPTDLAADLLAFMRRTVPHVSVEWVCSGMGIPHLYAFLKSRGEPEPAWLADRLAAGDDPAPVIAAAALDRERPCPIASATLDLFVDILGAEAGNLAVKVLATGGVYLAGGIPPKIADALTDGRFMRAFTRKGRLTELLSRIPVRLVVHPEPALVGAVRAVLADTDSR